From the genome of Streptomyces ficellus:
GCATGTGCGACCACCCCTGGTTGGGGGGAGTCTTCAATGGGTTCACGATCACCCGCCAGACCCCATCACGAATGTTTGCGCAACCGTGATGCGGGTCGTGTGCTTCCGCTATACGGACGCGACGGGCGGCTCAGCGGACCAACTCGGCCGCTATGGAAGCGAAACGGACAGGCGAAAACGGACAGGCGGGGAGGTCAGCCGCGGGGCGGGTAGCCGTACCCCGTACCGGGCACGACGGGCGCGGTGAGGTGCGCCTCGCGGTCGTAGAAGGGGCGGGCGTTCGCCCGGAGCCACATGGCCACCGGGTCGTGCTCGTCGGACATCGCGACCGTGGAGACGGGCAGGCCGTCGGGGACGGCGGCGATGGACTGCTGCATCATGGCGCGCACCGCGTCGACGGAGCCCTGGCCGGTGTCGTACAGGTCCAGCCCGATGGCGAGGTACGGGGTGCCGAGGGCGGGCTGGACCCAGGCGCGGCGCAGCGCGCGGACGGCGGGCGTGCGGTGGGCGTTCTGGGTGAGCAGGGCGTAGAACTGCGGGAGCTGGATGCCCGGTTCGGACAGCTTCAGCGGGCCCGCGGGCATCCGGTCGAGGCCGGTGGCGATCCGGCGCAGGTCGGGCCACGGGATGCCGACCCCGCCGCCCGGGGCGTGCGGGTTGAGCCAGACGCCCCAGTGGTCGGGGTAGAGGGCGCGGGCGATGTCACGGCCGGCGACGACCTCGTGGGCGCGGTTCCAGCCGGAGACGGCGAGCTCCTGGGCGGAGGTGACGCAGGGGGCGTACCCGAGGCCGTCGACCTCCATGTTGCCGTACTGGGCGTCGGGCGAGCCGGCCCGGCCGTGCCAGAGGAGCATCCACAGCCGGCCCTCGGCGAGGGCGTGCAGGAGTGCCTCGTAGGTGTCGTGGCGCCCGGGCGTCACCTGGCTCAGCATGTGCTCGACCTGTCCGGCCGCCGCTCCGGCCGCCGCGGTGCCTGACGCGCTCACCCTGGGTCCCGCCCCTCTTCCGTCCACCCGACCAGCTTATGCGTGCCCGCGCCGGTAGAAGGGCCGCACCTTCTCCAGCATCCAGTCGGCCACCGGGTCCTGTGCGACGTCGAGCAGCACCAGGTTGACCGGCCACGGCACCGCCGCCTGGGCCCGCCCCAGCGCCCGGCCGAGGGCGTCCATGGGTACGTTGCGCTCGGCGCCCTCCCAGGAGGAGAGCTGCACGCCGATGAAGAGGGACGGGCTGTCGCCCTCGACGCTCGCGAGGCAGCGGCGCGCGGTCAGCACCGTGCCGGTGGCGTCGAACTCGGCGGAGGCGGCGGACAGCAGGCCGACCGGGTCCTCCTGCCAGTCCGGCTCGAACAGCCGCACCCGGCCGCCGCTGGCCGGGCCGTCGAGCGGGGTGCGTCCGGCGCGGCAGAGCTCGGCGACCACGAGCGGGGGCAGTGGGGCGCCGACGGCGCCGCCGGGGTTCACGGCGATGCCGACCTGGGGCGGCAGGCCGCGGGCGAACTCGACGGCCGGGGCGACCGCGTAGGGCATGTGGGCGCCGGCGCAGGCGACGAACTGGGCCTCGGAGCTGAAGACCGGCACGTAGACCTGCCCGTCGAGGTCCAGGGTGGGCAGGTCCAGGTCGCGGCTGTCGGGTGCGCCGCCGTTCGGCAGGGGCACCCAGACGTGGCTGCGGCCCAGGACCTCGACGAGGCGGCCGCCGGCCGCGGGGTTGCCGAGCGAGGCGGCGAGCACCTCTTCGAGCTCGTTGCCCGGCCATGCAGTGTCCACTGGTGCTCCTGGTCCTTCCCCGCGTGTGCCTGTCGCTGCCCGCAGCACCCTAACGCGGGGCCGCGGGGCGGCGGATCAGGGGAACGCGATCCGGGTGAGCGCGGACGCGGCGGGCCGGTCCAGCAGGACCGCTGACGCGCACCCGCGCGGCACGACGCCCCGCTGCGCGTCCCGCACCAGGCGCCCCACCGCGCGGCGGTGCCGTCCGAAGGCGTACCCGGACACGCCGCGGCCCCGCTCGCGCTGGCCCTCCCGGGCGGTGCCGGGGGTGACGTCCAGCAGGACCAGGTGCAGGGCGCGGCCCCGCCGGGCGGCCTCCCGGGCGAGCCAGCGCCGCACCCAGGCCTGGGTGCCGCAGTCGTGGACGACGACGCTCCGCCCGGAGCGCAGCGTGCGCCACAGGCCCCCGTAGTGGGCGAGCCGGACGAGGGGGCGGTAGACCGCGTACGGCAGGAGGCCGGGCACGCGGCGCTCCCAGCGCTCCCGGGCGTCCTGCGAGTCGATGCCGAGGCCCTGGGCCGTCCGGGCGATCAGGGTGGACTTGCCGCTGCCGGGCAGGCCCGAGACGACCACCAGGTCGCCGGGCGCGAAGGTCAGCGCCCGGGGGCAGCGCCCGTCCCGGTCCCGCAGGTCGCGCACGACCGGCAGGGCGGGCGTCGCGGCCGCCCGGCCGCGCGCGGGCAGACCGGGCTGTGCGGGCACTCCCGTGGTGGTCGCGTACGCCCCGCTGTGCTGCAACGTCATCGCTACTCCCCCTGCTAGAACCCCTGCCGGATCCCTGGGTCGGTTGACCCGACCCTTGCCCAAGAAGTGTAAAGAAAGGGTAATAAGTCACAAGCGATTTGCCGAGGGGACACCGCGTGCAATGATGTGCGCGCCGACGCACATTCGTGCGCCACAACCGCATACCGGCCGCTTGAATCCGCGCGGGAGAGTTCCGGGTCCGCCCGGGCGCCGAAGGAGCAAGTTCCTCCCTTGAATCTCTCAGGCCCCGTACCGCGTGGATGAGGCAGATCTGAAAAGCGGGCCGCCCCGGCGGCTCCACCCAAGGTGCAAGCCGAGGACCGCGCGTACGGCGTACGCCGAGGTCACGGTGAACCTCTCAGGTTCCGATGACAGATGGGGAGGATCGTCTTCGAGCCATGCCCGCCCTGGGACCTGGGAGCCACATCCATGAGCACTGCCCCCCGCCTGACCGCCCTCGATGCCGTGCATCGTGCGCTGGGCGCGACCATGACCGACTTCGCGGGCTGGGACATGCCGCTGCGGTACGGGAGCGAGCGCGACGAGCACAACGCCGTCCGTACGAAGGCCGGACTCTTCGACCTCTCCCACATGGGTGAGATCACCGTCACAGGGCCGCAGGCAGCGGACTTCCTGAACTTCGCGCTCGTCGGCAACATCGGCAGCGTCGGCGTCGGCCGCGCCCGCTACACGATGATCTGCCAGGAGGACGGCGGCATCCTCGACGACCTGATCGTGTACCGGCTCGGCGAGACCGAGTACATGGTCGTCGCCAACGCCTCCAACGCGCAGATCGTGCTGGACGCCCTCACCGCCCGCGCCGGCGGTTTCGACACCGTCGTGCGCGACGACCGCGACGCGTACGCGCTGCTCGCCGTCCAGGGCCCGGAGTCGCCCGGCATCCTGAAGTCGCTGACCGACGCCGACCTGGACGGGCTGAAGTACTACGCCGGTCTGCCCGGCACGGTCGCGGGCGTCCCCGCGCTGATCGCCCGTACGGGTTACACGGGCGAGGACGGCTTCGAGCTGTTCGTGGAGCCGCGGCACGCCGAGCAGCTGTGGCGGGCGCTGCTGGAGGCGGGCGCCCCGGTGGGCCTGATCCCGTGCGGGCTGTCCTGCCGCGACACGCTGCGCCTGGAGGCGGGCATGCCGCTGTACGGGCACGAGCTGACGACGGCCCTGACCCCGTTCGACGCGGGGCTGGGCCGGGTGGTCAAGTTCGAGAAGGAGGGCGACTTCACCGGCCGGGAGGCCCTCACGGCCGCCGCCGAGCGGGCGCAGATCGCCCCGCCGCGCAAGCTGGTGGGCCTGATCGCCGAGGGCCGCCGGGTGCCGCGCGCCGGGATGTCCGTGGTCGCGGACGGCAAGGTGATCGGCGAGGTCACCTCGGGCGCCCCGTCGCCGACCCTGGGCCGGCCGATCGCCATGGCGTACGTGGACGCCGCGCACGCCGCGCCGGGCACCGAGGGGGTCGGCGTCGACATCCGCGGTACTCATGAGCCGTACGAGGTCGTTGCGCTTCCCTTCTACAAGCGCCAGAAGTGACCGCCCGCACCACCCGTCCGTCCACCCCGTCCACCCCGTGCACCAGCACTCCCCCGCGTACAGGAGAATTTGCGTCATGAGCAACCCCCAGCAGCTTCGCTACAGCAAGGAGCACGAGTGGCTGTCGGCCGCCGAGGACGGCGTGTCGGCGGTCGGCATCACGGAGCACGCGGCGAACGCCCTCGGCGACGTCGTGTACGTGCAGCTCCCCGAGGTCGGTGACACGGTGACCGCGGGTGAGA
Proteins encoded in this window:
- a CDS encoding enhanced serine sensitivity protein SseB C-terminal domain-containing protein, with the translated sequence MSASGTAAAGAAAGQVEHMLSQVTPGRHDTYEALLHALAEGRLWMLLWHGRAGSPDAQYGNMEVDGLGYAPCVTSAQELAVSGWNRAHEVVAGRDIARALYPDHWGVWLNPHAPGGGVGIPWPDLRRIATGLDRMPAGPLKLSEPGIQLPQFYALLTQNAHRTPAVRALRRAWVQPALGTPYLAIGLDLYDTGQGSVDAVRAMMQQSIAAVPDGLPVSTVAMSDEHDPVAMWLRANARPFYDREAHLTAPVVPGTGYGYPPRG
- a CDS encoding enhanced serine sensitivity protein SseB, whose product is MDTAWPGNELEEVLAASLGNPAAGGRLVEVLGRSHVWVPLPNGGAPDSRDLDLPTLDLDGQVYVPVFSSEAQFVACAGAHMPYAVAPAVEFARGLPPQVGIAVNPGGAVGAPLPPLVVAELCRAGRTPLDGPASGGRVRLFEPDWQEDPVGLLSAASAEFDATGTVLTARRCLASVEGDSPSLFIGVQLSSWEGAERNVPMDALGRALGRAQAAVPWPVNLVLLDVAQDPVADWMLEKVRPFYRRGHA
- a CDS encoding AAA family ATPase is translated as MTLQHSGAYATTTGVPAQPGLPARGRAAATPALPVVRDLRDRDGRCPRALTFAPGDLVVVSGLPGSGKSTLIARTAQGLGIDSQDARERWERRVPGLLPYAVYRPLVRLAHYGGLWRTLRSGRSVVVHDCGTQAWVRRWLAREAARRGRALHLVLLDVTPGTAREGQRERGRGVSGYAFGRHRRAVGRLVRDAQRGVVPRGCASAVLLDRPAASALTRIAFP
- the gcvT gene encoding glycine cleavage system aminomethyltransferase GcvT yields the protein MSTAPRLTALDAVHRALGATMTDFAGWDMPLRYGSERDEHNAVRTKAGLFDLSHMGEITVTGPQAADFLNFALVGNIGSVGVGRARYTMICQEDGGILDDLIVYRLGETEYMVVANASNAQIVLDALTARAGGFDTVVRDDRDAYALLAVQGPESPGILKSLTDADLDGLKYYAGLPGTVAGVPALIARTGYTGEDGFELFVEPRHAEQLWRALLEAGAPVGLIPCGLSCRDTLRLEAGMPLYGHELTTALTPFDAGLGRVVKFEKEGDFTGREALTAAAERAQIAPPRKLVGLIAEGRRVPRAGMSVVADGKVIGEVTSGAPSPTLGRPIAMAYVDAAHAAPGTEGVGVDIRGTHEPYEVVALPFYKRQK